In Mus musculus strain C57BL/6J chromosome 14, GRCm38.p6 C57BL/6J, the following are encoded in one genomic region:
- the Gm38690 gene encoding uncharacterized protein Gm38690 isoform X1 — protein MRSPAASQPGQRFLQRPGSSLLAARSAFVGSASGAAGVPPSSPTLQFRRWVGKVESLISQPMTSGKNELQDHLIFISEKALHKRNLQSHLLMELNQLKKKVDMLRRHRNKKVLEDKALVLQYLWDLKGLHKDQ, from the exons TTCCTCCAGCGCCCTGGCTCCTCCTTGCTCGCCGCCCGAAGCGCCTTTGTCGGGTCGGCCTCTG GGGCTGCTGGTGTACCACCATCATCCCCAACACTCCAGTTCAGAAGATGGGTGGGGAAAGTGGAAAGTCTAATCAGTCAGCCGATGACCAGTGGGAAAAATGAGCTACAAGATCACCTGATCTTCATCAGTGAGAAAGCTTTGCACAAGAG AAACCTGCAGAGCCACCTTCTGATGGAACTGaatcagctgaagaagaaggtaGACATGCTGAGGAGGCACAGGAATAAGAAAGTGCTGGAAGATAAGGCACTGGTGCTGCAGTACTTGTGGGACTTAAAGGGGCTCCATAAGGACCAATAG
- the D830030K20Rik gene encoding alpha28-takusan, which produces MRKISNDMEEMGGILELYIYEDLNYRMNTEFNIIKSQHEKTMLDMNEMIQSIIVSMQYSKELIEDNYSYSIKEDHLLRECTQLSEKVRILLNENRKLLVEQAGTQLSHGEEKRFCEEASKNICASSAKEQQCVNSSRNRNMAQTTT; this is translated from the exons atgaggaagatcagcaatgacatggaggaaatggGTGGAATCCTGGAACTTTACATAtatgaggatttgaactacag gatgaacactgaattcaacatcattaaatcacaacatgagaagacaatgttggatatgaatgaaatgatccagtccataattgtttccatgcagtactccaaggaactgatagaagataactattcctacag cattaaggaggaccacctcctccgtgagtgcactcaactcAGCGAAAAAgtaaggatattactgaatgagaacagaaagctgctaGTGGAGCAGGCTGGAACGCAATTGTCtcatggggaagaaaagaggttctgtgaggaggccagcaagaacatctgtgcctcaagtgccaaggagcagcag tGTGTAAACTCCAGTAGAAACCggaacatggcacagaccacgacatga